CCGTCTTTGATTATTTCCACTGCGTTCTCAACGCCGACGATAACCGGGATGCCAAGACTTAAAGCAACAACAGCCGCATGGGATGTGATGCCGCCTACTTCGGTAATTAACGCTGATGCGCGTTGGACAGCCGGCATATATTCTTTATCGGTCGAAACCGTAACAAGAACAGCGCCGTCAACCATTTTCTCATTCGCTTCTTCCGGTGTGCGAGCAGTTACAACGATGCCCGTCGCCGTTTGCATGCCGATACCTGTACCTTTGGCAATCATTTCACCCACATGGTGAACTTTGATCAAGTTCGTTGTTCCAGAGCGTCCTACTGGGACACCTGCTGTAATAACGACGATATCGCCAAGGGAAACCAAGCCTGTTTTGATACTGCTGTCTACCGCAAGATTGAACAGCTCGTCCGTTGTTTTCGCTGTTATTCCCTTCACCGGAATAACACCCCATACAAGGGATAAGCGGCGAATGACTTGATCGCTAGGCGTAACGGCAATAATTGGTGATTTGGGACGGTATTTGGATACCATGCGTGCTGTATATCCACTTTCCGTTGCAGTCAGAATCGCTTTGGCACCAAGCTCCAGAGCAGAGTTCGCTACGGCTTGCGAAATGGCTTCCGTAACTGTCACTTGCTGCGCTTGCGCTTGGCGAAGGAAAATCTCTTTGTATTCCAAAGCTGCTTCCGCACGCTCTGCAATACGAGCCATCGTTTGAACGGATTCAACCGGGTATTTCCCAGCAGCTGTTTCTCCGGACAACATCACAGCGTCAGTGCCATCGAATACAGCATTCGCAACGTCACTCGCTTCTGCACGAGTAGGACGCGGGTTGCGCTGCATGGAATCCAGCATCATCGTTGCCGTGATAACCGGTTTCCCTACGATATTACATTTTTTAATCATTTGTTTTTGAACAACCGGAACATCTTCCGCCGGAATTTCAACACCGAGATCTCCACGGGCAACCATCAGACCATCGGATACTTCAAGAATTTCGTCTAAGTTGTCAACGCCTTCTTGGTTTTCGATTTTACTGATGATTTGAATGTGGGAAGCATTGTGTTTCTCCAGCAATTCACGAATTTCCATAACATCGCTTGCTTTGCGAACAAAAGAAGCGGCAATGAAATCGACGCCTTGCTCGATACCGAATACGATATCGTTCGCATCTTTTTCTGTGATGCCAGGAAGGCTGATTTTGACACCTGGTACGTTAACGCCTTTTTTGCTCTTAATCGTTCCGCCATTCACGATGCGACACTCGATTTCCGTTCCACGAATATCAACAACCGTAAGGCCAATCAAGCCATCATCAATAAGAATCGTTGATCCAACAGCAACGTCACGCGGCAATTCCGAGTACGTGACGGAGATGCGGTCTGCATCGCCTAGGATTTCTTCTGTTGTCAGAATAATATGCTTGTCCTGAACAAGCTCAATCGGCTCTTCTTTCAACTTGCCTGTGCGAATTTCCGGTCCTTTGGTGTCAAGCAAAATAGCAGCTATTTTGCCTGTCTCAGCGGATGCTGCGCGAAGGTTGCGGATACGTGCGCCGTGCTCCTCAAAATCTCCGTGGGAGAAGTTAAGACGGGCAACATTCATTCCCGCTTCTAGAAGTTTTTTCAAATTCTCTTGTGATTCGCTTGCAGGTCCAATGGTACAGACAATTTTCGTTTTACGCATGGTTTCCCTCCTGGTTGAATGTGAACCGCCCAATATCTCTAAATTTCTGGTAACGGTCCTCTAACAGCTCCTGTTCGTTCATACTTAGCAAATGCTGAAGCTGTTCCCAGATCGCTGTTTTAATAAATTCGGCTTGTGCTGCTGGGTCGCGATGTGCGCCACCTTTGGGCTCGGGAATAATGCCATCGATTACGCCCAGCTCCAAAATATGATCCGCAGTAATTTTCATCGCTTCTGCCGCGTGCAGCGCTTTGGAAGCATCTTTATATAAGATGGAGGCCGCGCCTTCGGGACTAATAACCGAATAAATCGCATTCTCCAGCATTAACACCTTATTGCCTACACCTAACGCCAGGGCGCCGCCACTGCCGCCTTCGCCAATAACAACGCAGATGATCGGCACACGAAAAGAGGCCATTTCCAGCAAATTTCTGGCAATCGCTTCTCCTTGACCGCGCTCTTCTGCAGCATTCCCAGGGAATGCCCCTTTGGTATCAATAAATGTTACGATCGGACGCTTGAACTTATTCGCTTGACGCATCATTCTCAGCGCTTTGCGGAACCCTTCCGGATGCGGACATCCGAAGTTGCGGGCGATATTGTCCTTCGTATCTTTCCCTTTTTGATGACCGACAACCGTCACCGGTATGCCGTTCAACTTGGCAAGGCCGCCAACGATTGCCAGGTCATCTCCATATAGGCGATCCCCGTGAAACTCAATGAAGTCTGTGAAAATGGTACTAATATAATCAATTGTTGTAGGCCTTTGCGGATGACGGGCAAGCTGCATTTTCTCAGCTGACGACATCGTTGCATACAACTCATCTTCTAATTGCGCATATCTTTCTTCCAAGCGACGAATTTCCTCGGAGAAGTCAATTTGCTTCTCGGCGCCAAACGAACGGAGCTCGGCAATCTTTTTCTTCAACTCAAACAGTGGCTGTTCAAAGAGCATATCACTCGCCATAAGTCGCCTCCTCCTTCACGCCGTGCATGTCCAACAGCTTGATTAACGTAGGTCTCATATCCTTGCGGCTGACGACCTTGTCGAGCTGACCATGCTCGAGATTGAATTCAGATGTCTGGAAATTATCAGGCAGCTTTTGTTTGATCGTTTGCTCAATAACCCGGCGGCCTGTGAAGCCGAACGGTGCTGCTGGTTCCGCAATAATTATATCGCCCAGCATGGCAAAGCTCGCTGATACGCCACCGAAAGTCGGATCCGTAATAACAGAAATAAACAATCCGCCTGCTTCGCTCAGCTTGGATATGGCTGCGCTTGTCTTGGCCATTTGCATCAAGCTCAGAATGCTTTCTTGCATCCGTGCTCCACCAGATGTGGAATAAATAATAATCGGAAATTTCTTCTCAATCGCCATTTCAATCGCTCTTGTGATTCTTTCACCAACAACGGAGCCTAGCGATCCACCCATGAAGTCAAAGCTCATCGCAGCAATGATCACTGGATAGCCGCCAATCGTACCTTCGCCAGTCATAATGGCATCTTGCAGCTTCGTTGTGCTTTTGGCCTTATCCAATTTCTCGACGTAGTCCGGGAATTCCAGAGGATCTTCAGAAATCATATCCGCATCGTATTCCACAATATGGCCTTCATCCAAAGTTATCTGAATGCGTTCCAATGCGCTCAATCGATAATGGTAGCCGCAAGCCGTACAGACTTTCAGGTTTTTCTCTAGCTCTTTACTGGTTTGAATCGTTCCGCATTTCGGACATTTATTCATTAAACCCTCGGGAATTTCCCTTTTTGTTTTTTCAGAAGGAATCGTTGCATATTTACGCTTTTGAAATAAATCCTTTAGCACATTTCCACCTCTACTTGGCTTTTATCGTGTACCGCTACAAGCCACGTTACTTACTTCTACTTTCACTATCTATGTAAAATAGAATTGAGCACTTCTTGCACTTCTTCCAATTCCCCTTCGGGAACGACAATTTCAAACTGATTCTTGGATAATGAAATCCCTCGAACTTGTACGAGAAATCCTTCTTCCGTTAGCCTCTGTTTAATCCGCTCTGCGATTTTTGCGGTAGGAGCTATATATATCACCGTCCACATGAAAAAAAACCTCCTATGAAGTGCAACTACATGGATTAGGGCAATTTGCAGCGATGATAGTAAACATCCTTCTATAAGCACAGGCGCACACAATGGAATAATGATATCATAATTCATCTTTTTCCCGCAACAGAGCACTTTCATGAAAAAAGTGAAGTCTGAACTATTGAAGCTAGTCCAGACCCAATTTACTGCTATAATCAGGCGCATGCTCATTCTGATGAGCAATTCTAGCGGACGCGGCTGCGGCTAATCCACAGACCAAATCATCCAGAAAAACATGCACAGCACTTCGATCATCATTCAAAGCTCGGATAATGCCAATTTTTTCTTTATCCAAATATCCGAAGCTGGTTAAACCGATCATCCCATAGACATGAACAATACCTAAAGCCAAAGTCTCATCGACCCCAAACAAAGGCTCATCTGCGTCCAAAATCGATTGCAAAGGCTCGGGGAGCTGCTTCTTTTCCGCTAGTTCATCCAGCGCTATCCCCGTGTATAACGTGTACTGCACCTCCCGCTTGCCGAGCACAGCGAGCACACTTTCGGTACAGTCCTCAGCGGTTAACTGATTATTGTATGGCTTCTGAAGCTTATATACAATTTCGGAAATTTGTTCGACGGTCACACCACGCCTTTGCAGCAATTGAATCATATGTTGTTCGGTCATAAGTCCTCCTCCTATCCATGGATAGCCCCGAAAAACCGGGTTCCTATTCATATGCGGAGGAATCTTTGTTTACCACCATTGCAGGTAAAATTTGGCACTGAGCTTATTTCACTCTGACGGAATCCTTCCCCATAATCGTCTCGATCATGCGGATCAGATCGCTGGAGGGATCGACCAAATATTGGTCGCTCAGGGCCAAGAGCTTGTTGCTGCTTTCGTAGAAAAGCGCAACCGCGAGCGGCCCCTTGTACAGCTTCAGCAGCGCCTTCAGCTGCAAGAGCTTATCCGGCTGCTCGCAGTCAGCCGTGATCTTGACGAACACCCGCTGCGCCTTCGGCTCCGCAGCGGGAGCTTCTTGGCGGCCCGCTGCCGGGGCCGCCTGAACGGCAGCCGCCGCGCGCGCTGACCGGTCGCTGACAGAGTCAGCTGACCGCCTGGGCGCCCCAGGCTGCCGCCGAATCCGCTGGACACCCGCAGGGTCGTCCAGCGCGACCACCTGCTCCGCGAGCAGCTTGGGCGGGTCCTCGTCCTGCAGCTGCAGCTTCGCCCGCACAAGGACGAGCCTGCCCTTCTGCACGAGCGGAGCCGCGTTCTTCCAGGTCTCGGGGAATAGCACCACCTCGACCTTGTCTATCCGATCCTCCAGCTCCATGAAAGCCATCGGCTGGCCCTTCTTGGTGACGATCGTCTTATTGGACAGAATCATCCCCGCGACAATCACTTCACTGTTGTCCGGCAGTTCCTCCAATTGGTGCAGCATAACGGCTTCAATTTCCCCCAATTGCTGGGTGTAGGCATCAAGAGGATGACCCGAGATATACATACCAAGGAGCTCCTTCTCGAGCTCCAACTGCTTGCTTTGCGGCATCAGCGGAATGTTCGGAACCTCCACTTCCCAGTTCGGCTCCTCTACGAAGCCAAAGAGATGAAGCTGCAAATCATCCCGTTCCTTGCGCCATTTGGTAGCAGAAGCGATGGTTTCGTCCAAGATGGCCATGAGCTGAGCTCTATGACCGCCAAGCGTATCGAAAGCTCCGCCCTGAATCAGCGATTCGATCACCCTTTTGTTGCAGACGCGCAAATCCACCCGTCTACAGAAATCCAGCAAACTCTCGAACTTGTCTTTGTTGCGTTCGGTCAGAATGGCATCAATCGCCTGTGTACCTACATTCTTGATAGCAGCAAGACCAAAACGGATCGCTCCGGCTGACGAATCCGGCGTGAACACGGTTCTGCTGCCATTCACGTCCGGCGGCAGCACAGCCAGCTTCATTCGGCGGCATTCATCCACATATTCAGCTACCTTCCTGTGATTGCCCATCACGGCCGTTAGCATCGAAGCCATGAAATAGATTGGATAATGTGCTTTGAGATAGGCTGTTTGGAACGCGAGAACGCCATAGGCCGTTGCATGCGCCCGTGGAAAGCCATAGTCCGCAAACCGAACAATCATATCGTACACATGATTCGCATCTTCCGCTTGGAAGCCTTGTTTCAAGCTGCCGGATACAAAGTGTGTCCGTTCTTCATCAAGTACTTCCCGCTTCTTCTTGGAAACCGCACGCCGCAGCAGATCTGCTTCCCCAAGGCTGAAGCCGGCCATTGAAGAAGCAATTTGCATAATTTGCTCTTGATAGACGATGATGCCGTACGTATCGCGCAGGATCGGCTCTAACGTTGGATGCGGATAGACGACTTCCACTTGCCCGTGTTTGCCATGTATATATTTAGGAATAAACTCCATCGGGCCTGGCCGATACAGCGCCAATACCGAGATGATATCTTCGAAGACGGAAGGCTTCAAATCCTTTAGCACTTTGCGAACGCCCGTCGACTCCAATTGGAAAACGCCGGTTGTTTCGCCTTTGCTAAGCATTCCGTAAGTAACAGCATCCTCATCCATGTCCAGGCTGTCAAAATCCAGCTTCACATCTTCCATCTGCTGAATCCAATCGACCGTCCGTTCAATAATGGAAAGCGTGCGCAAACCGAGGAAATCCATTTTGAGAAGCCCGATCGCTTCCAAATGCTCCATCGTATATTGCGTAAGCGCCGTCTGTGCTGTGCCTTCTTGAAGAGGCACATACTGCGTCAGCGGTTCTCTTGAAATGACCACACCCGCAGCATGCGTAGAGGCATGACGGGGCATCCCTTCTACGCGCATCGCCATCTCCAGCAATTCCGCTGTCTTGGGCTGTCTGGCGACTAAACCTTTCAAGTCAGTACTCACTTGCAAAGCTTCTGCCAACGTCATGCCCAATTGATTCGGTATGGCTTTGGCTGCGCGGTCTACATCTCCATAAGGGACATTGAGAACTCGGCCTACGTCTCTGACGGCAGCTTTGGCCGCCATGGTACCGAATGTAATGATCTGCGCCACGTGTTCATGTCCATATTTGCGGACCACGTAATCGATCACTTCATCCCGTCGTTCATCGCTGAAATCGATATCGATATCAGGCATCGTAATCCGTTCCGGATTCAGGAACCGCTCGAAGAGAAGCTTATAACGGAGCGGATCGACATTGGTGATTTTCAGCACATAGGCAACCAGGCTTCCAGCCGACGATCCCCTGCCGGGACCTGTCATGATATGTTTCTCATGAGCGAAGCGGATGAAGTCCCAGACGATCAGGAAGTAATCCGAAAAGCCCATATTCTCGATGACGCCGAGTTCGTAGGCCAGACGTTCCTCCGCTTGTCTGCGCAGCGCCGAATCAGGCTGCAGCCACTCCGGTTTAGAGCTGTAACGCTGCTCCAGCCCTTGCTTGCATAGCTGCTGCAAATAAGCCCCGGCCGTCAGCGGCTCGGGAATCGGCTGAAAACGCGGCAGAATGGACTTGCCAAACTCCAGTTCCAGCTGACAGCGATCAGCGACGACAGATGTATTGGCAAGCGCCTCAGGGACATGGACGAACAATCTTCTCATTTCTTCTTCGCTTTTGAGATACATCTGGCTTGTTCCCATGCGCAGCCGATCCGTGTCTTCCACGGTTTTGCCTGTCCCGATGCAGATCAGAATGTCCTGCATCACATGATCCGGTTCTGTGACATAATGCACGTCATTCGTAGCAATTAACGGGATACCTGTTTCTTTACTGAGTTCGATCATCGCGATCATGACCTTTTTCTGCTCAATCATGCCGTGATCCTGAATCTCAAGAAAGAAATCTTCGCCAAAGATATCGCGGTAGCGCTCGGCCGCCTTCCTAGCTTCATCTGGGCGATTGTGCAGCAAATGCTGGGAGACCTCGCTCCCCAGGCAGGAGCTTAGGCAAATCAATCCCTCGGCATGTTTGGCCAAATGTTCCAGATCAATCCGCGGTTTATAGTGAAAGCCCTGCAAATGTCCGATCGAACAGAGCTTCATCAGATTTTGATAGCCTGCATTATTTTTGGCAAGCAGAATCAGGTGATAAATAGGCTGTTCCTGTCTCGTCCCTTTATCCCGAATCGAACCCGCCGTGAAATAAACCTCACAGCCGATAATCGGTTTAATGCCTTTTTGCTTACAAGCTTTATAGAACGCAATTGCGCCATACATTACCCCGTGATCCGTGAGCGCCAGAGAGGTCATGCCCAGATCAGCCGCTTGTGTTACAAGCTCCTCCATACGTGCTGCACCATCTAATAAACTGTATTCACTATGAACGTGCAAATGGACAAACGAACTCATCCGCATTTCCTCCCTTCGTACATTTATTCCTTATATTTTATCATATTGCAGCTAGGCAGTCCCATACAGTAAAAGAGGAGAGAGTTTGTCCTCCTATTCTAGCTGGAAGGGAAGCGATAAAGACATGTATGTCTTTTGGGCAAATATTATTTTGTATTTCTGCATTGCATTTGGGGTTGTGTTCGGAGGCAGTATGTTGAGCGGCATTGCCGCAGTGCTGACCCTTCAATCACCCACAGAGAAAATGATGGCGGTGTCCGAAAATATTAAAATATGGGCCATGGTAGCAGCCGTTGGCGGCACCATTGATCCGATACGGTTTATTGAAAGCCACGTCGCTGTAGGGCATTTGAATCCGGCCATTAAACAAGTCATTCTCATTGTTATCGCCTTTATTGGCGCACAAATGGGAACTTCACTCATTCAAATGATTTGCAAGGGGGATCCTCAGCCTTGAGAATCCCTCCTTTTTCCCGATATCAACGTCACCTAATGGGCTTTGGACTGATGGTTTCGGGAGCCATCATAGGGAGCGCCATTTATATGAGCATTCACCAGCATACCTATAACCAGCTCTATGTGGAGATGCATAAATATTTGGAAGAAAACCGGGAGCTTCGCTTGGATATTGAGAATTTGAACAAAACCCGCAATAAACAGTCTTTGATCAATATCATCAACGTGCATCTGCTTCCCAAAAATCAAGATGATCTAATCAGCGAAGATATTCAGAAAGAAATTGAAGGTGATGTGAAAAATGAGCTAAAGCTCGCCATTGGTCAAAAAGCCACCTACGTCAAGGATTCCCAGCCCCTCTATGAGCGGCTAATCACAGGTCGCACGTACATTTTGCATGATAAAAAATATATCGTTGAAGTGAAGTCTATCGTCTTGATCCAAACAGAACTGACCGTCTGGATTACGGCGCAAGAAAAACGCACCTAGGATTGCAATCTATGGCCAAAATCGCTAAAGTAGACAGTAAACTTACCTAAAAGGACGGATTGCGGTCATGTATGCGATACAAATCACTTTATTCATTCTTATTTGCCTAATGTTGGCGCTCTCCGTGTACTTCAGCTTTCGCTCCAGACGTGAACAGGATGTTACGAAGCGAGGTTTGTACTCGGCCCGCATGAATATTTGCATGGGTCTCATGCTCATTCTGATTGCCGTTACACAAATCTTCTTCTTCAGTGAATCCAGCTTCCGTCGGATCTTCGGCACCGTTCTCGTGCTGCTGGGCGTATTCAACGTCTTTGCAGGCATTCGCAACCATGGACATTTCGATCGTATGCAGCGTTAAATAACCTGAGCTGTCAGCATGGCTTTGGAAACCAGCGCGCCGGCGTGATAAATTTCTACATCGATTTTGCCAAATTTACGGCTCACCTCAATGATGGTGGGTCGTATTTCTATTTTGGAATCAATTTGCAGCGGCTTTAGGAAATAGGTCGACATATTGTCCATGACCAAATCGCCCTTCTTGTGCTCCTGAACGATTCGATAGGCAGCTTGCGTCATCAAGGTCGTTAGTACCCCTTCAGAAACGGTACCCAAATGATTCGTCATCTGCGGAGTAATGATGCCATGAAACTGCAGCGCCCCTTTCTCGTCCCTAACTTCTTCCAAGCCAGACCAGATCAAGTCCTCGAAAGTTTCCCCATTCTGCGGTTGTTTCTGAATATACTGCATCGCTTTAAGGACATCGCTGCGATTCAACACC
Above is a genomic segment from Paenibacillus sp. HWE-109 containing:
- the pyk gene encoding pyruvate kinase, coding for MRKTKIVCTIGPASESQENLKKLLEAGMNVARLNFSHGDFEEHGARIRNLRAASAETGKIAAILLDTKGPEIRTGKLKEEPIELVQDKHIILTTEEILGDADRISVTYSELPRDVAVGSTILIDDGLIGLTVVDIRGTEIECRIVNGGTIKSKKGVNVPGVKISLPGITEKDANDIVFGIEQGVDFIAASFVRKASDVMEIRELLEKHNASHIQIISKIENQEGVDNLDEILEVSDGLMVARGDLGVEIPAEDVPVVQKQMIKKCNIVGKPVITATMMLDSMQRNPRPTRAEASDVANAVFDGTDAVMLSGETAAGKYPVESVQTMARIAERAEAALEYKEIFLRQAQAQQVTVTEAISQAVANSALELGAKAILTATESGYTARMVSKYRPKSPIIAVTPSDQVIRRLSLVWGVIPVKGITAKTTDELFNLAVDSSIKTGLVSLGDIVVITAGVPVGRSGTTNLIKVHHVGEMIAKGTGIGMQTATGIVVTARTPEEANEKMVDGAVLVTVSTDKEYMPAVQRASALITEVGGITSHAAVVALSLGIPVIVGVENAVEIIKDGTEVSIYPEVGVIYSGQASVL
- the accD gene encoding acetyl-CoA carboxylase, carboxyltransferase subunit beta; translation: MLKDLFQKRKYATIPSEKTKREIPEGLMNKCPKCGTIQTSKELEKNLKVCTACGYHYRLSALERIQITLDEGHIVEYDADMISEDPLEFPDYVEKLDKAKSTTKLQDAIMTGEGTIGGYPVIIAAMSFDFMGGSLGSVVGERITRAIEMAIEKKFPIIIYSTSGGARMQESILSLMQMAKTSAAISKLSEAGGLFISVITDPTFGGVSASFAMLGDIIIAEPAAPFGFTGRRVIEQTIKQKLPDNFQTSEFNLEHGQLDKVVSRKDMRPTLIKLLDMHGVKEEATYGE
- a CDS encoding YtpI family protein; amino-acid sequence: MYAIQITLFILICLMLALSVYFSFRSRREQDVTKRGLYSARMNICMGLMLILIAVTQIFFFSESSFRRIFGTVLVLLGVFNVFAGIRNHGHFDRMQR
- a CDS encoding acetyl-CoA carboxylase carboxyltransferase subunit alpha gives rise to the protein MASDMLFEQPLFELKKKIAELRSFGAEKQIDFSEEIRRLEERYAQLEDELYATMSSAEKMQLARHPQRPTTIDYISTIFTDFIEFHGDRLYGDDLAIVGGLAKLNGIPVTVVGHQKGKDTKDNIARNFGCPHPEGFRKALRMMRQANKFKRPIVTFIDTKGAFPGNAAEERGQGEAIARNLLEMASFRVPIICVVIGEGGSGGALALGVGNKVLMLENAIYSVISPEGAASILYKDASKALHAAEAMKITADHILELGVIDGIIPEPKGGAHRDPAAQAEFIKTAIWEQLQHLLSMNEQELLEDRYQKFRDIGRFTFNQEGNHA
- a CDS encoding DNA polymerase III subunit alpha; amino-acid sequence: MSSFVHLHVHSEYSLLDGAARMEELVTQAADLGMTSLALTDHGVMYGAIAFYKACKQKGIKPIIGCEVYFTAGSIRDKGTRQEQPIYHLILLAKNNAGYQNLMKLCSIGHLQGFHYKPRIDLEHLAKHAEGLICLSSCLGSEVSQHLLHNRPDEARKAAERYRDIFGEDFFLEIQDHGMIEQKKVMIAMIELSKETGIPLIATNDVHYVTEPDHVMQDILICIGTGKTVEDTDRLRMGTSQMYLKSEEEMRRLFVHVPEALANTSVVADRCQLELEFGKSILPRFQPIPEPLTAGAYLQQLCKQGLEQRYSSKPEWLQPDSALRRQAEERLAYELGVIENMGFSDYFLIVWDFIRFAHEKHIMTGPGRGSSAGSLVAYVLKITNVDPLRYKLLFERFLNPERITMPDIDIDFSDERRDEVIDYVVRKYGHEHVAQIITFGTMAAKAAVRDVGRVLNVPYGDVDRAAKAIPNQLGMTLAEALQVSTDLKGLVARQPKTAELLEMAMRVEGMPRHASTHAAGVVISREPLTQYVPLQEGTAQTALTQYTMEHLEAIGLLKMDFLGLRTLSIIERTVDWIQQMEDVKLDFDSLDMDEDAVTYGMLSKGETTGVFQLESTGVRKVLKDLKPSVFEDIISVLALYRPGPMEFIPKYIHGKHGQVEVVYPHPTLEPILRDTYGIIVYQEQIMQIASSMAGFSLGEADLLRRAVSKKKREVLDEERTHFVSGSLKQGFQAEDANHVYDMIVRFADYGFPRAHATAYGVLAFQTAYLKAHYPIYFMASMLTAVMGNHRKVAEYVDECRRMKLAVLPPDVNGSRTVFTPDSSAGAIRFGLAAIKNVGTQAIDAILTERNKDKFESLLDFCRRVDLRVCNKRVIESLIQGGAFDTLGGHRAQLMAILDETIASATKWRKERDDLQLHLFGFVEEPNWEVEVPNIPLMPQSKQLELEKELLGMYISGHPLDAYTQQLGEIEAVMLHQLEELPDNSEVIVAGMILSNKTIVTKKGQPMAFMELEDRIDKVEVVLFPETWKNAAPLVQKGRLVLVRAKLQLQDEDPPKLLAEQVVALDDPAGVQRIRRQPGAPRRSADSVSDRSARAAAAVQAAPAAGRQEAPAAEPKAQRVFVKITADCEQPDKLLQLKALLKLYKGPLAVALFYESSNKLLALSDQYLVDPSSDLIRMIETIMGKDSVRVK
- a CDS encoding phosphatidylglycerophosphatase A family protein encodes the protein MTEQHMIQLLQRRGVTVEQISEIVYKLQKPYNNQLTAEDCTESVLAVLGKREVQYTLYTGIALDELAEKKQLPEPLQSILDADEPLFGVDETLALGIVHVYGMIGLTSFGYLDKEKIGIIRALNDDRSAVHVFLDDLVCGLAAAASARIAHQNEHAPDYSSKLGLD
- a CDS encoding YtrH family sporulation protein, translated to MYVFWANIILYFCIAFGVVFGGSMLSGIAAVLTLQSPTEKMMAVSENIKIWAMVAAVGGTIDPIRFIESHVAVGHLNPAIKQVILIVIAFIGAQMGTSLIQMICKGDPQP